The genomic region ATTTTAACTTATTTTAACTTATTTTAACTTATTTTAACTTCATGATATTTATCTGGTGATATTTAAAATGAAATCAAATTTAATGAAATCATAAAAATCATCTAAAAAGAGAAAAAATCAGGGTAGTAATCGGAAAATCGTTTAAAATACAGGGTTATGGAAAAAAATTACCTTATTATTTTTTCCTAACTCCAAAGAAATTAATACATTCTATTAAATCCTCAAATGCTATTAACTCTGTCTTAAGCACATCATTTTGGCTAAGAGTACCACTCATCTCACCATCAACACTGAGTTTATCCGGGCCTCTGGCAACAATACGTTCTGTACCATCCCTGCTTAAAATTTCAGTAGCCTTTTTGTCATGGACAAAAGCCCTTCCAGGGATTATAACGGTTTCTTTTAGATCACCAAGCTCTAACTCTTCCAGATCCTTCTGGGTGATGAGACATCCAATATCTTGGTCTGCTGCCACCACGTTCACCAGATCAGAAGCTCCAATGGCATTAAAGACACGTTCAATGTAGGGTTTGGCAATTTTACTGGTTAATATGGTTGCTTCAGATGTTACATCTGATAATATTTCTAGGTAATGAAGATTTTTCTTCCGAGTCAGGGCGAATGGTGAGTCATTTTCAGGATCACAAACTGGGGTACCAGTTACCCTGAGGTTAAATTCCTGGTTTATGCTGCGCACCAGTTCTTCAAACTCCTGCAGGCTGTGTGGTTCAACCCCTTCAATTATGGGCTCATTTCCTAGTATAAGTCCCTGGTTGCGGTAGTTGGCAAATCGCATGAGGATGAATGCCTTAGCGCCCCATTTTTCCAGATCCGCACATGTCTCACGCAATGCTTCACCATCATTAACACCTGGAACGATTACTGCAGCTGCATGTACATCACAGCCTTCGGAAAATCTCTTTAAAGCATCAAGAGATGCCTGTGGGTTCTTATCACCCATCCAGGTTTTCCGTAGTTCAGGGTTGGTTGAAAATACAGTGAAGGTAACCTCTTCTACTCCATGGGATAAGAGATCATTGGCTATTTGCGGGTCATCAATACCCTTTCCACTGGTGTAACCAAGGTGAATGGGAATTTCCCACTGGGAAAATGCGGATGTAATGTCCAGAAGGTGAGGATAGCAACTCACATCTCCACCGCCACTGATGTTTATTTTAAGATCATCTTCACGGAAATTTCCCATCATGAGAGATGTTTTAACGGAGTTAATCACCATGAATGGGGGAATGAATTCATTTTTTGTTTCCCTCACTCCTGAAGTACATTGTTCACAACCAAAAGTACCGGGAAGACATGATCTGCATCCTAGGGGTTCTGCTTCTTTAACCTTGCGAAAATAACAATATTTACAGAAGCCTCTACAGTCTTTACCAGGTATTCCACCTACATCTGCGATTATTTGCATAATATCAACGTTTTATACGTTATAATATGGTAAAATAAGATATTTTCGGATTCCCGCGTTACAGGGGAACTATTATATACACTGAGATAAGTTTACGAAATGGTCACTTATAAGTCTTTCTATTTGATTCAAGAAGAAAGTTTAATACATACCAAACAGTAAACGGAGACTCGTATATCAAATTGTACCATGGGGACTTTGAACCCCAACTGAACAGAATTATTTCCTGTTTAAAATTGATTTGGTGCACAGAATTGGTATGCAAGAATCTGTAGGAGGGAAAAAATGGCAAAGTTTGAAGATAAGGTCGACTTGTACGACGACAGAGGTAATCTTGTCGAAGCAGAAGTCCCCATAGAAGCCCTGAGTCCATTGAGGAACCCTGCAATCAAAGCGATTGTACAAGGTATCAAAAGGACTGTAGCAGTTAACCTCGAAGGTACAGAAAATGCTTTGAAAGCCGCGAAAGTCGGTGGACCAGCATGTAAGATACTGGGCCGAGAGCTGGATCTAGACATAGTGGGGAATGCTGAAGCTATTGCAGCTAAAGCAAAAGAAATGATCCAGGTCGAGGAAGGTGACACCACTAACGTGGAACTGTTAGGTGGAGGAAAAAGGGTATTAGTCCAAATTCCACATACTCGGTTTGAAGCAGCAGCTGAATATTCAGCTACATCTCTGGTAACTGCCAATGCATTCATCCAGGCTATTATCGATGTGTGCGACGTCAACATGTACGACGCTAACATGGTTAAAGCAGCTATACTGGGAAGATATCCTCAGTCAGTTGAGTATATGGGTGGAAACTTA from Methanobacterium sp. Maddingley MBC34 harbors:
- a CDS encoding methanogenesis marker radical SAM protein (PFAM: Radical SAM superfamily; Protein of unknown function (DUF512)~TIGRFAM: methanogenesis marker radical SAM protein), coding for MQIIADVGGIPGKDCRGFCKYCYFRKVKEAEPLGCRSCLPGTFGCEQCTSGVRETKNEFIPPFMVINSVKTSLMMGNFREDDLKINISGGGDVSCYPHLLDITSAFSQWEIPIHLGYTSGKGIDDPQIANDLLSHGVEEVTFTVFSTNPELRKTWMGDKNPQASLDALKRFSEGCDVHAAAVIVPGVNDGEALRETCADLEKWGAKAFILMRFANYRNQGLILGNEPIIEGVEPHSLQEFEELVRSINQEFNLRVTGTPVCDPENDSPFALTRKKNLHYLEILSDVTSEATILTSKIAKPYIERVFNAIGASDLVNVVAADQDIGCLITQKDLEELELGDLKETVIIPGRAFVHDKKATEILSRDGTERIVARGPDKLSVDGEMSGTLSQNDVLKTELIAFEDLIECINFFGVRKK
- a CDS encoding methyl coenzyme M reductase, beta subunit (PFAM: Methyl-coenzyme M reductase beta subunit, C-terminal domain; Methyl-coenzyme M reductase beta subunit, N-terminal domain~TIGRFAM: methyl-coenzyme M reductase, beta subunit) encodes the protein MAKFEDKVDLYDDRGNLVEAEVPIEALSPLRNPAIKAIVQGIKRTVAVNLEGTENALKAAKVGGPACKILGRELDLDIVGNAEAIAAKAKEMIQVEEGDTTNVELLGGGKRVLVQIPHTRFEAAAEYSATSLVTANAFIQAIIDVCDVNMYDANMVKAAILGRYPQSVEYMGGNLATMLDIPQKLEGPGYALRNIMVNHVVATTLKNTMQTAALSSILEQSAMFEMGDAVGAFERMHLLGLAYQGMNADNMVFDLVKENGAEGTVGSVIESM